In the genome of Osmerus mordax isolate fOsmMor3 chromosome 10, fOsmMor3.pri, whole genome shotgun sequence, the window ATGGGGCAGCCAGCAGAGGCAGAAGAGCACTGCCACGATGATGATCATCTTGGTGACCTTGCGCTTGGCCCGCCTGATCTCCGACATGTCCTTCATGGGGTCCACGGTGGTCCACAGGTAACGGATGGTCCGGGCGTAGGTCAGGCTGAGCACCAGGACGGGGAGGAGGTAGCCAAACACGAAGGTGCAGACGTCCATCGCCCTGCGTTTTCGGGCCTCCCATGCGGGGATGCAGAGCAGGCTACCATCCAGGTCAATCAGCTGGTAGTAACTGAGGtaaggggaggagaagaccaGGGACATGCCCCACACCAGGCAGATGGATGTGAGGGCGTTCCTAGGCGTCCTCATCTCTCTGGAGCGGAGAGGGTAGCGGATGGCTAGGTACCTGTCATACAGAGGAGCAGTAAGAAGTCTTGTGTTGACACAGAAAATCACTTGTTGTACATGATCTTATCTATTATTTTAACCTAGGTAAATCGACTTCCTTAAACACATAAATAtggttgttttggttgttttttttacgCTAGAGCAATAAGCCTTTTCAAATTCACAACTTCTAGTATCTAGTACAATGACACGCACCTGTCAAGTGACACCGCCACCAGCGTAAAGATGCTTGCGTACATGGTCAGGAAAATTATGAAGTGTACCAACTTGCACACGAAAGAACCAAAGACCCACTCGTCTAAGGTGTAGATTGTGGCTTGAAAAGGAACGCAGAAAACAATGAAACACAAGTCTGCCACTCCGAGGTTCAGGATAAATAAGTTAGTTGTCTTCATGTGTCCGTTACGTAGCAGAACTGCAAGGACCAGGCAGTTTCCAACGGTGCCGACCAAAAAAATAAGCGAAAAAGCCAGAGAAATGATAACAGACTCGGGTTTCCACGTCGTCGAAGAGTGGTTCAGTGAAGACGTATTCATGTTCGTATTTGGAAAAATTACCTATTTTTTACTATTAAGAAATACTTGAATATTACGCGCCAGCACTTTCATTTTCAGATGCTGCCACTCTGAAGATGCAGTCTGAACCAAACTTGCAATCTACTCCCTTCTGCAGACTGGAGGTTTTGGCGGTCATCACTACCCAATTAAATATAACCTGTATTCGCATTTGTTTAATTTAGTTATATCAGAGGCGACGAAACACTCCGATCCCACCTTGTTTGCTGAGACATGATGCTGTAGTCTGCGCCTATCTGAAAGAATCGGCTAACGATTTGAGTTTtgaccccctccatctctctctctctctctctctctctctctctctctctctctctctctctctctctctctctctctctctctctctctctctctcacacgttcTCCCCTTTCCCTCGTTTTATTCTTCACCATCAGTGGAGGTTTCAGCATATTTAATATAGAAAGCAgattttgttggttttgaattcacctctttaaaatttaAATAGTAATGTAtttcaatgtttaaaaaaatcggATCCAAAAATGCAAGGttcagaaattcaggttgcttaAATTAAAAAATGTTATGGCGAAAAATGTACACTTCGAATTCACCTTTTCAATGGAACAAATAGccagtggcgccttaatgcacgggcttacctgggcttaagcccgggacctcgaccaatcaggggcctcttaataataatacaaaataataatgatgataaacgtccgtattcgcgatgtcattactctgctctacagtggcatctggtgttgtatgtggaggcaggggaggccccccctcccccttatctaaacaaaatgtaacaaaaactagagagggtacaatttgtagggtgtgcttgcttgcgtcggttgcagatgttaatatgaaacaagctgaaccccctttgagacaagctattctaacaacagcagtatttttcagatggaatcgcgattcaaactgtaccatctgctaactgaaaatatgccctcaaacgctactttttggtctcagtctagagccctgcgtggagaagctgaattatgctacgagcaagctagcctagctgctgttgctagccaaacttcactgaggggattgtttgaatgcgccagaaattaacgtttcttttgacataaagtttaggctgtggcattgaatacagggacgcaccacacaagcttgagtttaaatacataatttattgtgacattacttactgtacatgcaagtcttgaattgcttaaatgtataatgctgctagtacaccacggcacgatacaatacttgctgtgcaacagcaatgcacgttgtatccatgcgtcgttgctaacgtgtgctgacgttgtgacatagactagcactgagttcccttcgttgacacaaggcactttttaccacaaaaactgaatttcagcctaaaccgtgcaacggaatgtaaataacaatagaagcaactcgtgcgattgtgcgattagcgtgtggggggcctcaaaaaaaaaaaaaaaaaaaagtccatagcccaggggcctcaagtgctattaagacgcccctgcAAATAGCGACGTGGAAGACTCAACAAGGTTTGCATAGTAACAAGGGACTCGTTTATCTACATACATACGTTTTTGTCTGTTACATTAAGGCAACGTGTGAATTGTTTAATGCGTCGTTTAGTAGGCTATTGTGGATTAATTGACAGTGTTTTCCAAAGTTCCATATTGCCATGCACCTTAGCTACATAGGCAGACTGATAGGCCTATCTATGTGACTCGACATCACATGCAGGTTTATGAACAATATTTTTTACTTTAATCTAGGCTACCTCTATCAACGTGATCtctgttttaatttaattttatcTGTAACTTTTCTAGCAAAAGTTAcagagggagcaggacagactgCATGttagaggaggagcagacatgtccatattatctcaggttgacgttgttcattgtgaccaaaagaacacagaacacacatgaTTGAAGAACTgatgcgccctctgctggtgagaTGTAAGTGTGAAACAGGTCGTCAAAAATAGTTCAACTGTGTGCACTGTGCATACAGCAGGTTTTTCTATACTTAATAAAAATGCTGGTTTATGTTAAAGCAATTCAGCATTTTCTATATTTGTTCGTGATATGTGTTGATAGGTAGCTAAGGGCCACGGCCCCTGGTCCCAGTAGCTGTAACCctatccctgtctgtctcaagGCCCCCTCAGCTATTTAAGTAGCAGCCAAACTGGCCAGAGATCAGTCTAGTATCCGGTCTAGCCTAGTTGAGCTCCAGGGCTCAGCACCATGTGGGCCCCACTGCCCTGACACACTTCCCCCAGAGAGAGACCTCCTAGCCGGGCAGACATTCCGCCGTCTGAGCCCCTCCATCCGCACTGTCTGACTCACGTTTTTCCACcactataaatacacacacacacacaagggcatattaacctagacacacacactcacattgagGCTGACACAGATGTATGGGAAAATGTGAACATTTTCACAAGACTAAATTTAAAGTCTCCTCTTTTTATAATCTGGGTAACCAGGAAGAAGTAGCTGAACATGGGCTTTCTCCAGGATCTTGTTTGTTTTCCATGGGACTTGACCAAGAGCTGGTGTTACACAgggggccagcagggggcagcaagcTCATGGTAAATGGTACACCACCATGTGCTTGACATGTATTCCTCTGCCGTTACACATCACTCCTGGCTCACCATGGCTTTCCCTGCTCTTAGTTTTGGGTCATGGTCCTGGCCTGGGTCATAGTCCTAGTTTTAGTCATCTcatgtcctggtcctggttctgggtctggtctagtctggtctggtctggtcctggtcctggtctagtctggtcctggtctagtctagtctggtctggtctggtttggtctggtcctggttctggtctgtCTTCACAGTAGCCATAGGAGTCAGGGTTTACACAGAACCATCTGTTTACATTTCTAGAAAGGTTAATAAAGTAAAATGATGGGAAGGCTATAAATACCTCTATAATGGAAAGTCATGGGGTtgaatgtgttctgtgtgtcaaTATTGCCACTGGTGATAACCCTATGTGGGCTCCATGCATGCAGAGCACCAGCATGTCGTGAGATGTGAGCAGACCACACAACAAATAATGCTTCTTCATTAGGAGGCACATGTTGTTCCTCCAGTTGTTTAAAGATGAACGTTTAAGTACAGTCCTCTTTCATGATACCTTTATGTCCTcattcacttcctcctcccagcGACCCCCTGCAAGTGTGCagcgcctggggggggggggtggggggtattttggagggaggggagggggaccaCACCAGCCGTACTGCTGGAACAGAGCCCAtctgaatccccccccccccccccccccccagggaggaaATGACATCATGGCCCAGACAGGCTGTGTGGTAAGGATTCAAAGCCT includes:
- the LOC136950047 gene encoding galanin receptor 2a: MNTSSLNHSSTTWKPESVIISLAFSLIFLVGTVGNCLVLAVLLRNGHMKTTNLFILNLGVADLCFIVFCVPFQATIYTLDEWVFGSFVCKLVHFIIFLTMYASIFTLVAVSLDRYLAIRYPLRSREMRTPRNALTSICLVWGMSLVFSSPYLSYYQLIDLDGSLLCIPAWEARKRRAMDVCTFVFGYLLPVLVLSLTYARTIRYLWTTVDPMKDMSEIRRAKRKVTKMIIIVAVLFCLCWLPHHLVLLCMWSGRFPLNHVTYILRILSHLVAYANSCLNPIVYALVSKHFRKGFRKVFGCAFRKSVVNKVHVVQVVHTVSSVEGGSSETSNQSQPQSGPAEDKRGLKTGLQMDRGSRQDPQSSGSENMTGSENMTGSLIPSGQRKTVVVPHENQLVAENTTSKKGNV